The Blautia luti nucleotide sequence GAAATTCACAACAGGGTCGGTAGCCCCCTCCTGATAAGCATAAATAGAAGCCTCCGCTCCCATAAACCCAATATCCGCCTCACCGGAAATCACTGCAGTCATCGTCTTATCCGCTCCAAATCCGGTAACCAGCGTGAGATCCAGCCCTTCATCTTTAAAATATCCGTTCTCAATTGCCACATACTGTGGCGCATAGAAAATAGAATGAGCCACCTCATTTAAAGTAATCTTTACAAGTTTATCATCCGAAGAGTCCTTTTTCTTCGCAAATACTGTTACCGGCAGAGCTGTTACCGCAAGCACAACTGCAGCTGCCAGCGCAATCCATTTTTTATTTTTCATGCAGATACTCCTTTTGAAGACTTCTGCTGTTAGGATATGCAGAAAGCAGAAAAATCGTTCGCATTTATTATTGCGAGATCAGAAGAAAATTGATATGGAAATTATACATTTTTTCGCATAAAAAAAATCGAATTTTGTTGACAAGCCTGCACACATTTGATAAGATTTGTCAAGTAACTTAATATTCCATGAGGGAGTAGTTAGCGCGAAAGTGTGATTTGTCAACATTCTGATTATATTAGAGAGTATAATCTGGCAAATCTTAAATAATGAGACTCATGTATATCGATTAACAGCTTATGTATGATACATTGGCTTGTAATCGATATACATGGGTCTTTTTTATACCATAGAAAATTACCTCGCAAGGTTCTTGTGATATAAAAAAATCTGTTGGGAATACTCGTAATAGCAGATGTTTCGGCTGACAATCCTGTTATGGAGAAACAAAAGGAGGAAAATATGGAAAGATTTATTAACAATGCCCCATTTGCTCTTGTACTTGTATTTCTTGTAATCGGTTTTATACTGCTTATCAAAGGTGCGGACTTTTTTGTAGAGGGAAGTTCAAGTGTGGCAAAGAGACTGCATGTTCCGTCTATCATTATCGGACTTACCATTGTTGCAATGGGAACATCACTTCCGGAGACAGCAGTCAGCGTATCAGCTTCACTTATCGGCAATAATGAACTTGCAGTAAGTAATGTAGTCGGCTCCAATATATTTAACCTGATGGTTGTTATTGGTGTGTGTGCAATGATTGCTACAGTAGATGTTGCAAAAGAAACAATAAAAAGAGATATCCCATTTTCACTTATCTGTGCAGGACTTTTATTGCTTTTGGGAATTGCAGGATTTGGTGACAAGGCAGGCATGACACTTGGACATCTTGACGGTGTGATATTCATTGGTTTCTTTGCCGGATATATTTTCTATATGATCAAGATTGCATTAAAGGCAAGCAAAGAAGGCAAAAAAGTTGAAATCGAAGGCGGATCAGATGAAGATATCAAGCTGATTTCAGTCCCGCTCAGTATTGTGTTCATAATTGGCGGTGCTGCTGCAATTGCGCTCGGCGGAGACATAACGGTAGATGCTGCATCAAGAATAGCATCTGACCTTGGAATGAGCCAGACACTTATTGGACTTACCATTGTTTCAATAGGAACATCACTTCCGGAACTTGTGACTTCAATAGTTGCTGCCAGAAAGAAAGAAGTCGATATGGCACTTGGTAATGCGATCGGTTCCAATGTATTTAACATTCTTATGGTACTCGGTATTGCATCAACGATCAGTCCAATCAGCATCATTACTGAAAATATCATTGATCTGTGTGTACTTATTGCATTTACGATCTGTGTATGGATCTTTGCAGGAACAAAGAAGAAAATCGGAAAAATCGAAGGATTCGCTATGGTTGTATTTTATGCGGCATATGCAGTTTATATCATCATAAGATAAAGGAGATATCAGAAAAATGTTATTGTTTTTAAAGATATTTTTTACTGAATTCATAGCAGAGATGGGGGACAAAACCCAGCTCATGCTTATTGCTCTTACTCCTAAATATAAGTTAAAAGATATTATGTTCGGAACCGCTGCAGCAATCCTTGTACTTAATGGACTGGCTGTTCTTGCAGGCGGACTTGTCAGCGAATTTATTCCGGACTGGCTCATCAAGACTGCAGCAGCACTTGCATTTCTTTACTTTGCTGCATCAACGATCGCCGGTGATGATGACGATGAAGAGGAAGAGGGCGGTAAATCAAAGATTAAGTTCGCTCCACTCGCAGTTTTCTGTACATTTTTCTTAGCAGAACTTGGAGATAAAACACAGCTTACTGCCATTACATTTGGTGCAAATGAAGGTATGGAATCAGCACTTATTGTATGGATCGGATGTTCACTTGGACTTTTTGCAGCAGATATTCTTGGAATGTTCGTCGGCTATCTTTTAAAGAGCAAGACTCCGGAAGGACTGCTTAATACACTTGCATTTGTGATCTTCTCTGTATTCGGTGTGTACACATTCTATCAGGGACTTAAACTTATCAGCACAGGTGTCTGTCCAATCCCGGTATGGCCGGGACTTATCGTGGTAACTGTTGCGTTTGCTGTTTTATGTGTCTGTCTTTTTGTGAGAAGAGAAAAAAAAGTTAAATAAATTGATAAAATCCCCTTGCCACATACAAAGCAAGGGGATTTTTGATCTCGTTTTATTTTAACGTACATTCTTACGTCCCTTTTGGATTTGATCTTATCTTCATACATATTCAGATCCGCTTCATTTAACTCTAAGACCATTAAATTTCAATATCATATCCCGGATCTTCTGGATCAGTTCCTCAGCTTCTTCTCTGCCGGAGATATTTTCCGCGATCACGATAAATTCATCTCCGCCGAATCGTTCCACAAAATAATTCAGTGGCACAACTTTTCACAGCAGCTTGGCGAAGCTGATGGATATCTGATAGCCTGTATTGGAAATGTTCAAATGGGACAATGACTCGAATTCATTCCTGTATGCGTAATAGGTATCCGGGCTTATGAGAGAACAGGTTGCATTACCCGAAGAAACGGCATCCAGACAATCCTCAATGCTGTCACAAAGTACAAGCTCTGAATCCGGGAAATAACAGGAGGCGATGCAAAGATCAGGATCGCTATGATCAGTAAGATAAACATATTTGTGAGCATTGTCAAAGATGTAATAGTATTGTTATATACTGGTAAGAAAATCTGACAATTATAGAGATATGTGTTATAATAAAAAGCACAATTTATCAGAAAACATATAAAGATCAGGCACAGTGGACTACAGTTCTATTTGTTTGATATTGGTATTGGAGGAAAATGAAATGGCCAAAAATGAGAGATTTAAGAAAGTTTATTCTTAGGGTGCGATGACAGGAACTGAAATCTGGGTTGACAGAGAAACAGGCGTAAATTATGTATTTCATTTCAGTGGGTATGCAGGTGGATTGACACCGTTACTGGATAAGGATGGAAAACCGGTTGTTACTCCGATTGAGGATTAATCTTACCTGATAACTGAATGGCTTTAAGATTTTGCTTTCTGATTTTTAAAGTTTTTAAAGAGAAAAATATTATTAAAATTGGAGGATAGAAGTAGAATGGATATTAAAGAACAAATTCATGGATTAACAGAGGAAATGCTTGCAAACCTTGGCAGACTGGTAGCAATTGACTCCCAGCTTGGAACTCCTGCAGAGGGAATGCCGTTTGGTGAGGGACCTGCCAAAGCATTGGAAGAGGGACTGAAAATTGCCGAAGAACTTGGTTTCAAGACCGTAAATCTGGACAACTACTGCGGTTACGCAGAGATGGGTGAGGGTGAAGAAATCGTAGGTATTGCCGGACATCTTGACATTGTACCTGTAGGCGGCGACTGGAACTATGATCCATTTAAACTGACACGCGACGGTGATTACGTTTATGGACGTGGAACAACTGATGACAAAGGACCAGTTCTGGAGGCTCTTTATGCAATGAAACTTCTCCGTGACTCCGGCGTGAAATTGAACAAGAGAGTCCGTCTGATCATGGGATGCAACGAAGAAACCGGCTCCAAATGCATGGAACATTATAATGAAGTAGCAGAAGAACTATCCTGCGGCTTTACACCGGATGCCAGCTTCCCATGTATCCATGGTGAAAAAGGCCATATGGGAATAATGGCATATTCCAAGAATACAAAGATCATTTCTGCAGACGGTGGTTTCGTATCCAATGCAGTGTGCGATTCCTGCACCATTGTTGTTCCGGCAGAACCAGGACTGAAAGAAAAAATGGAAGCAGCACTTTCTGAAACAAAACTTCAGGAATACAAACTGACAGAAGAGAACGGACAGCTCAGCATCTATGCAAAAGGCGTTCCTGCACATGCCAGCACACCGACTCTCGGCGTGAATGCAGCAGGCGTTACTTTTGAATGCCTGGAGAAAGCAGGATTCGAAGATGATTTCGTGAAATTCTACAATACACATATCGGCACATCCTGCGATGGTTCAGAAATCGGACTGAAATTTGCAGATGAGTACGGAGATCTTACCTTATGTAACGGAATCATCAAGACTGAAAACGGCGTTGTTTCCTGTACCATCGATATCCGTGTTCCTGTCACATTAAAAGCAGGCGAAGTCCGCAAAATGTGTGCAGACAGACTGGAAGACGAAAACGGCCGTATGGAAATCCTGGAGATCGGTGATCCGTTATTCTTCCCAAGAGAATCCCCACTTGTAAATGCTTTATACAAAGCATATACAGATGTAACAGGCGATACTGAGAACAAACCAATGGTAATCGGCGGCGGAACTTACGCAAAATCCCTCAAGAACATCATCGCATTCGGACCTGAGAAAATGGGAATCGACTACAGAATCCACAGCGCGGATGAATATATTCTTGTATCTGGAATGGAAGAAGCAGTTCTGATTTATATGGAGGCTATTAAGAATCTTCTGGCTATCTGATAAATGTGAAGTTGACTATAAAAATAGTGGAGCAGCATATCAAGAGGGATGTGCTGCCCCTTGTTATTTTGGGGTGAATAATTTGATTGAATCAAGTAAGCGTTGAAACTGGATGCGAATATTTACTTGGTTGTAGGAAAAAAATAGAAAAGGAGAGTATGCACAGGCAGAAAAACATAACCTTAAATGCCGCCAGGTTCTGTATACACCTCTGAAATATACATACGATTTTAAACATGATGATGCAATTGTTTTTATCGGAACATCAGATCCGTGGAGCGTAGTTTCGGAAGTAGAGGAACTTTCCCAAAAACAGAAAGTACCAATGTATGTTTACGAAAATACAAATCACTCATTGGAAACAGAGGATACATTGGAAAATCTGAAAATTCTTCAGGATGTGATGATAAAGACAAGGGAATATTTAATTAAAAGGTGAATAAACATGGACTTACGAGTATTACGCTACTTCCTGACAGTAGCAAAAGAGCAAAGCTTTACAAAAGCCGCCGAACAACTTCATATTACCCAACCAACCCTTTCCCGTCAGCTTGCAGCCCTTGAAGAGGAACTGGAAACACCACTCTTTAAGCGCGGCGGCCATCATATCACACTCACGGACGAGGGCATTCTGCTGAAACGCAGAGCACTGGAAATCATAGACCTGGAAGAGCGTCTGATAGATGAGTTCAAAGGAAACAAGGAACTCATCGAGGGTACGATTACCATCGGATGTGGAGAATTCGCAGCAGTAGAGACTCTGGCGAAGATATGCAAACAGTTCAGACAAAAATATCCCATGATACAGATTGCGCTTCACACAGCAACTGCCGACATCGTCAGCGAAATGATGAACAAGGGTCTGGTAGACATTGGAATGTTTCTGGAACCGGTAGATACAGAGGGCTTCGATTACGTCAGGATTAAAAGCAGCGACCACTGGGTAGTAGGAATGTGCCCCGACGATCCTCTTGCTGAAAAAGAATATATTACAAAAGAAGACCTGCTTGAAAAACCTCTGATTTTGCCGGAGCGTGTCAACATCCAGAGCGAACTTGCCAATTGGTTTGGAAAAGACTTCAAAAAACTCAATATCGCATTTACAAGCAACCTCGGAACCAATGCAGGAGTCATGGCAATGTATGGACTTGGCTATCCTGTTTCCATAGAGGGAGCACCAAAGTACTGGAGAGAGGATCTGCTTGTCCAGCGGAAACTTTCCCCGGAAATTAAAACAAGCACCGTGATTGCATGGCGGAGACACATTCCGCATTCCCGTGCAGTAAATAAATTTATCGATGAAGTTAATGCTTTTGAGGCATAAAAAATAATTTAATATAAGTATTAGACATAATGATATTTACAGATTAAAATAGTGTGCAGGATATGAAGAAAGTATCCTGCACATTTTTTATAACTTTGAATCAGAAAAAATCCTGCTTTTATTTATTGAGATAGAAGTCAGGTGAACAATAGAAACTAATTTATTTTATCAAGGAGGAATTTTATCATGGCAAAAAAATTAGTAGCATATTTCAGTGCAAACGGAACAACAAAGAGAGTAGCAGAAATGGTTGCCGAAGCAGCAGACGCAGACCTGTATGAAATCGAACCAACCGTACCATACACAAAAGCAGATTTAAACTGGATGGACAAGAATTCCAGAAGCAGCATAGAAATGAAAGACAAAACATCCAGACCGGAAATCAAACCAACAGATGCAAAAGTAGCAGACTACGATGAAATCCTCATCGGTTTTCCAATCTGGTGGTATGTAGCTCCGACCATCATCAACACATTCCTGGAAGCTTATGATTTCTCAGGAAAGAAGATCACACTCTTCGCAACATCCGGTGGAAGCGGATTCGGAAAAACAGTTCAGGAATTACAGCCATCCGCACCAGGCGCAGAAATCCGTGAGGGCAAACTCCTTAACGGTGGAAGCAAACAGGAAATTGAGACTTGGGTTAAATCTTTATAATAAAAAATGAGGATTAGATTCTCGTGACAGAATTCCAGATTTTAATGAGTAAATAATAGTTTATATTTAGCTATTAAACATGAAATTTACAAACTGAAAATTAATAATTGCGAATGAAATAATCAGCAGAAATCACAACTCATAGCAGGAGAAAATTATTATGGCAAAGATTGTACAGACAGCAGGCAGAAATGCACTGGGAGAATTTGCTCCGGAATTTGCACATTTCAACGATGATGTACTCTTCGGAGAAAACTGGAATAACCAGGACATTGACGTAAAAACAAGAAGCATCATCACAGTAGTAGCATTAATGGCATCAGGAATCACAGATTCTTCCCTGAAATTCCATTTACAGAATGCAAAAGACCACGGCGTAACACAGAAAGAAATCGCAGCAATCATCACACACGTAGCATTCTACACAGGATGGCCCAAAGGATGGGCAGTATTTAACCTTGCAAAAGAAATCTGGCAGAACGGCGAGGGAGATCTTCCATACGAAGATGAAGCCATGAGAGCACATGCAAAATCCATGGTATTTCCGATTGGTGCACCAAACGATGCATTCGCTCAGTATTTCATCGGAAAGAGCTATCTGGCACCTGTATCCACAAGCCAGGTTGGAATCTTCAATGTAACATTTGAGCCTGGATGCCGAAATAACTGGCATATTCACCATGCAAAGAACGGCGGAGGACAGATCCTCGTATGTGTTGCAGGACGTGGATACTATCAGGAAGAGGGAAAAGAAGCCATCGAGCTGAAACCAGGTGACTGCATCAACATTCCTGCAGAAGTAAAACACTGGCACGGCGCAGCACCGGACAGCTGGTTCTCCCACCTTGCAGTTGAAGTTCCGGGAGAAGAAAGCTCCAATGAATGGTGCGAAGCAGTTTCAGATGAAGAATATGGTAAATTAAAATAAATATTTGACAGAATCAGGCAAGTTAACCGTTTCGATAGCAGAGAGCCACCTGATTCTATTAAAACAGGTAGCGGTACAAAGAATTTTATCTACCTGATATTAAGTAAATCCCCCTTAGATATCATTGTGAAAACAATCATTTATAAAGGGGGATTTTATTCTGTTTTATCAATGGATTCACAGGAGGCTTCGGTATCTGTCTCGGACAGAAATGCGGGGCGAAAGATGAAAAAGGAATGCGCAAGAGTGTTGCAGTTTCGACACTGTTGAGTATTGCATTTACAGTAGTTCTGACACTGATCTGCTGTCTGCTTGCACATCAGATCCTGCGCTGGATGCAGATTCCATCTGACATTTCCGGCGAAGCATATGACTATATGTTTGTAGTTTTATTCGGTACAGGTGCTACTGTTTTCTATAACATGATTTCCAACATGCTTCGTGCACTGGGAGACAGCAAGACACCATTGTATTTCCTGGTATTTTCATCAGTTTTGAACATTTTCCTTGATATTCTGTTTATTGTACCGTTACATATGGGCGTAGCAGGTGCTGCATGGGCAACTATCCTTTCTCAGTTCCTCTCAGCAGTTCTGAGCCTGATAGTAGGATTAAAAAATTTCCCGATCCTGCATCTGCGTAGAGAAGATTTTACAGATTTAAAAGATGCAGTAATCCTGCATTTAAAGACCGGATTTCCAATGGGATTTCAGATGTCAGTTATGTGCATCGGACAGCTTGCCATGCAGACAGTTGTAAACTCACTGGGTACTGCAGCAGTCGCAGGATACACCGCCGCATCCAAGGCAGACCAGCTTTCT carries:
- a CDS encoding LysR family transcriptional regulator; this encodes MDLRVLRYFLTVAKEQSFTKAAEQLHITQPTLSRQLAALEEELETPLFKRGGHHITLTDEGILLKRRALEIIDLEERLIDEFKGNKELIEGTITIGCGEFAAVETLAKICKQFRQKYPMIQIALHTATADIVSEMMNKGLVDIGMFLEPVDTEGFDYVRIKSSDHWVVGMCPDDPLAEKEYITKEDLLEKPLILPERVNIQSELANWFGKDFKKLNIAFTSNLGTNAGVMAMYGLGYPVSIEGAPKYWREDLLVQRKLSPEIKTSTVIAWRRHIPHSRAVNKFIDEVNAFEA
- a CDS encoding MATE family efflux transporter; translated protein: MCLGQKCGAKDEKGMRKSVAVSTLLSIAFTVVLTLICCLLAHQILRWMQIPSDISGEAYDYMFVVLFGTGATVFYNMISNMLRALGDSKTPLYFLVFSSVLNIFLDILFIVPLHMGVAGAAWATILSQFLSAVLSLIVGLKNFPILHLRREDFTDLKDAVILHLKTGFPMGFQMSVMCIGQLAMQTVVNSLGTAAVAGYTAASKADQLSVLVNNAMMTAISNYVAQNFGAGRTDEHRLLHV
- a CDS encoding flavodoxin translates to MAKKLVAYFSANGTTKRVAEMVAEAADADLYEIEPTVPYTKADLNWMDKNSRSSIEMKDKTSRPEIKPTDAKVADYDEILIGFPIWWYVAPTIINTFLEAYDFSGKKITLFATSGGSGFGKTVQELQPSAPGAEIREGKLLNGGSKQEIETWVKSL
- a CDS encoding DUF6440 family protein; protein product: MTGTEIWVDRETGVNYVFHFSGYAGGLTPLLDKDGKPVVTPIED
- a CDS encoding M20 family metallopeptidase codes for the protein MDIKEQIHGLTEEMLANLGRLVAIDSQLGTPAEGMPFGEGPAKALEEGLKIAEELGFKTVNLDNYCGYAEMGEGEEIVGIAGHLDIVPVGGDWNYDPFKLTRDGDYVYGRGTTDDKGPVLEALYAMKLLRDSGVKLNKRVRLIMGCNEETGSKCMEHYNEVAEELSCGFTPDASFPCIHGEKGHMGIMAYSKNTKIISADGGFVSNAVCDSCTIVVPAEPGLKEKMEAALSETKLQEYKLTEENGQLSIYAKGVPAHASTPTLGVNAAGVTFECLEKAGFEDDFVKFYNTHIGTSCDGSEIGLKFADEYGDLTLCNGIIKTENGVVSCTIDIRVPVTLKAGEVRKMCADRLEDENGRMEILEIGDPLFFPRESPLVNALYKAYTDVTGDTENKPMVIGGGTYAKSLKNIIAFGPEKMGIDYRIHSADEYILVSGMEEAVLIYMEAIKNLLAI
- a CDS encoding TMEM165/GDT1 family protein translates to MLLFLKIFFTEFIAEMGDKTQLMLIALTPKYKLKDIMFGTAAAILVLNGLAVLAGGLVSEFIPDWLIKTAAALAFLYFAASTIAGDDDDEEEEGGKSKIKFAPLAVFCTFFLAELGDKTQLTAITFGANEGMESALIVWIGCSLGLFAADILGMFVGYLLKSKTPEGLLNTLAFVIFSVFGVYTFYQGLKLISTGVCPIPVWPGLIVVTVAFAVLCVCLFVRREKKVK
- a CDS encoding calcium/sodium antiporter is translated as MERFINNAPFALVLVFLVIGFILLIKGADFFVEGSSSVAKRLHVPSIIIGLTIVAMGTSLPETAVSVSASLIGNNELAVSNVVGSNIFNLMVVIGVCAMIATVDVAKETIKRDIPFSLICAGLLLLLGIAGFGDKAGMTLGHLDGVIFIGFFAGYIFYMIKIALKASKEGKKVEIEGGSDEDIKLISVPLSIVFIIGGAAAIALGGDITVDAASRIASDLGMSQTLIGLTIVSIGTSLPELVTSIVAARKKEVDMALGNAIGSNVFNILMVLGIASTISPISIITENIIDLCVLIAFTICVWIFAGTKKKIGKIEGFAMVVFYAAYAVYIIIR
- a CDS encoding carboxymuconolactone decarboxylase family protein translates to MAKIVQTAGRNALGEFAPEFAHFNDDVLFGENWNNQDIDVKTRSIITVVALMASGITDSSLKFHLQNAKDHGVTQKEIAAIITHVAFYTGWPKGWAVFNLAKEIWQNGEGDLPYEDEAMRAHAKSMVFPIGAPNDAFAQYFIGKSYLAPVSTSQVGIFNVTFEPGCRNNWHIHHAKNGGGQILVCVAGRGYYQEEGKEAIELKPGDCINIPAEVKHWHGAAPDSWFSHLAVEVPGEESSNEWCEAVSDEEYGKLK